The following are from one region of the Sciurus carolinensis chromosome 5, mSciCar1.2, whole genome shotgun sequence genome:
- the Ccnj gene encoding cyclin-J isoform X2 codes for MELEGQWWRGQLAADIHQALRYKELKLPSYKGQSPQLSLRRYFADLIAIVSNRFTLCPSARHLAVYLLDLFMDRYDISIQQLHLVALSCLLLASKFEEKEDSVPKLEQLNSLGCMTNMNLVLTKQNLLHMELLLLETFQWNLCLPTAAHFIEYYLSEAVHETDLHDGWPMICLEKTKLYMAKYADYFLEVSLQAAACVASSRIILRLSPTWPTRLHRLTAYSWDFLVQCIERLLIAHDNDVKEANKQRGQAGPQSAQLGVFQTASQPSRPVHFQQPQYLPQTQQTSLQYRHPVSEQPSCQQIVSTTHTSSYTLQTCPTGFQTSVQGLGHVQTGVGMSLAIPVEVKPCLSVSYNRSYQINEHYPCITPCFER; via the exons ATGGAGCTGGAGGGGCAGTGGTGGCGAGGACAACTGGCTGCTGATATTCACCAAGCGCTTCGGTACAAG GAGCTGAAGTTGCCCTCCTACAAAGGCCAGTCCCCTCAACTAAGTCTCAGAAGGTATTTTGCTGACTTGATTGCCATTGTGAGCAATCGCTTCACACTCTGCCCTTCTGCCCGACATCTCGCTGTCTATTTGCTGGACTTGTTTATGGATCGTTATGACATCTCTATCCAGCAGCTACATCTAGTTGCGCTTTCCTGTCTGCTTCTAGCAA gtaaatttgaagaaaaagaagatagtgTGCCTAAGCTGGAGCAGCTCAACAGCCTGGGTTGTATGACTAATATGAATCTAGtgttaacaaaacaaaatttgctaCATATGGAACTATTATTATTAGAAACCTTTCAGTGGAACCTCTGCCTTCCAACAGCTGCCCATTTTATCGAGTATTATCTGTCTGAAGCAGTACATGAAACAGATCTTCATGATGGCTGGCCAATGATTTgcttggaaaaaacaaaactctacATGGCCAAATATGCAGATTACTTCCTGGAAGTATCTCTGCAAG CTGCTGCATGTGTGGCTTCTTCGAGGATTATACTTCGTCTTTCTCCCACGTGGCCTACAAGACTACATCGTCTTACTGCTTACTCCTGGGATTTCTTAGTGCAGTGTATTGAACGACTGTTGAT TGCTCATGATAATGAtgtaaaagaagcaaacaaacagaGAGGACAGGCAGGCCCTCAGTCAGCACAACTAGGTGTGTTCCAGACAGCCTCCCAGCCCTCACGGCCGGTTCATTTTCAGCAACCTCAGTATCTCCCTCAGACTCAGCAGACCTCACTGCAGTATCGCCATCCTGTATCGGAACAACCAAGCTGTCAGCAGATCGTATCTACCACACACACCTCGTCTTACACACTACAGACATGTCCCACTGGCTTCCAAACTAGTGTTCAGGGCCTTGGGCACGTACAAACTGGTGTTGGGATGTCCCTAGCAATACCAGTAGAAGTTAAACCCTGTCTGAGTGTTTCTTATAACCGGAGTTACCAGATAAATGAACATTATCCTTGTATTACCCCATGCTTTGAAAGGTGA
- the Ccnj gene encoding cyclin-J isoform X1, producing the protein MELEGQWWRGQLAADIHQALRYKELKLPSYKGQSPQLSLRRYFADLIAIVSNRFTLCPSARHLAVYLLDLFMDRYDISIQQLHLVALSCLLLASKFEEKEDSVPKLEQLNSLGCMTNMNLVLTKQNLLHMELLLLETFQWNLCLPTAAHFIEYYLSEAVHETDLHDGWPMICLEKTKLYMAKYADYFLEVSLQDYAFLNYAPSLVAAACVASSRIILRLSPTWPTRLHRLTAYSWDFLVQCIERLLIAHDNDVKEANKQRGQAGPQSAQLGVFQTASQPSRPVHFQQPQYLPQTQQTSLQYRHPVSEQPSCQQIVSTTHTSSYTLQTCPTGFQTSVQGLGHVQTGVGMSLAIPVEVKPCLSVSYNRSYQINEHYPCITPCFER; encoded by the exons ATGGAGCTGGAGGGGCAGTGGTGGCGAGGACAACTGGCTGCTGATATTCACCAAGCGCTTCGGTACAAG GAGCTGAAGTTGCCCTCCTACAAAGGCCAGTCCCCTCAACTAAGTCTCAGAAGGTATTTTGCTGACTTGATTGCCATTGTGAGCAATCGCTTCACACTCTGCCCTTCTGCCCGACATCTCGCTGTCTATTTGCTGGACTTGTTTATGGATCGTTATGACATCTCTATCCAGCAGCTACATCTAGTTGCGCTTTCCTGTCTGCTTCTAGCAA gtaaatttgaagaaaaagaagatagtgTGCCTAAGCTGGAGCAGCTCAACAGCCTGGGTTGTATGACTAATATGAATCTAGtgttaacaaaacaaaatttgctaCATATGGAACTATTATTATTAGAAACCTTTCAGTGGAACCTCTGCCTTCCAACAGCTGCCCATTTTATCGAGTATTATCTGTCTGAAGCAGTACATGAAACAGATCTTCATGATGGCTGGCCAATGATTTgcttggaaaaaacaaaactctacATGGCCAAATATGCAGATTACTTCCTGGAAGTATCTCTGCAAG ATTATGCCTTTCTAAATTATGCACCTTCTTTAGTAGCTGCTGCATGTGTGGCTTCTTCGAGGATTATACTTCGTCTTTCTCCCACGTGGCCTACAAGACTACATCGTCTTACTGCTTACTCCTGGGATTTCTTAGTGCAGTGTATTGAACGACTGTTGAT TGCTCATGATAATGAtgtaaaagaagcaaacaaacagaGAGGACAGGCAGGCCCTCAGTCAGCACAACTAGGTGTGTTCCAGACAGCCTCCCAGCCCTCACGGCCGGTTCATTTTCAGCAACCTCAGTATCTCCCTCAGACTCAGCAGACCTCACTGCAGTATCGCCATCCTGTATCGGAACAACCAAGCTGTCAGCAGATCGTATCTACCACACACACCTCGTCTTACACACTACAGACATGTCCCACTGGCTTCCAAACTAGTGTTCAGGGCCTTGGGCACGTACAAACTGGTGTTGGGATGTCCCTAGCAATACCAGTAGAAGTTAAACCCTGTCTGAGTGTTTCTTATAACCGGAGTTACCAGATAAATGAACATTATCCTTGTATTACCCCATGCTTTGAAAGGTGA
- the Ccnj gene encoding cyclin-J isoform X3 — MDRYDISIQQLHLVALSCLLLASKFEEKEDSVPKLEQLNSLGCMTNMNLVLTKQNLLHMELLLLETFQWNLCLPTAAHFIEYYLSEAVHETDLHDGWPMICLEKTKLYMAKYADYFLEVSLQDYAFLNYAPSLVAAACVASSRIILRLSPTWPTRLHRLTAYSWDFLVQCIERLLIAHDNDVKEANKQRGQAGPQSAQLGVFQTASQPSRPVHFQQPQYLPQTQQTSLQYRHPVSEQPSCQQIVSTTHTSSYTLQTCPTGFQTSVQGLGHVQTGVGMSLAIPVEVKPCLSVSYNRSYQINEHYPCITPCFER; from the exons ATGGATCGTTATGACATCTCTATCCAGCAGCTACATCTAGTTGCGCTTTCCTGTCTGCTTCTAGCAA gtaaatttgaagaaaaagaagatagtgTGCCTAAGCTGGAGCAGCTCAACAGCCTGGGTTGTATGACTAATATGAATCTAGtgttaacaaaacaaaatttgctaCATATGGAACTATTATTATTAGAAACCTTTCAGTGGAACCTCTGCCTTCCAACAGCTGCCCATTTTATCGAGTATTATCTGTCTGAAGCAGTACATGAAACAGATCTTCATGATGGCTGGCCAATGATTTgcttggaaaaaacaaaactctacATGGCCAAATATGCAGATTACTTCCTGGAAGTATCTCTGCAAG ATTATGCCTTTCTAAATTATGCACCTTCTTTAGTAGCTGCTGCATGTGTGGCTTCTTCGAGGATTATACTTCGTCTTTCTCCCACGTGGCCTACAAGACTACATCGTCTTACTGCTTACTCCTGGGATTTCTTAGTGCAGTGTATTGAACGACTGTTGAT TGCTCATGATAATGAtgtaaaagaagcaaacaaacagaGAGGACAGGCAGGCCCTCAGTCAGCACAACTAGGTGTGTTCCAGACAGCCTCCCAGCCCTCACGGCCGGTTCATTTTCAGCAACCTCAGTATCTCCCTCAGACTCAGCAGACCTCACTGCAGTATCGCCATCCTGTATCGGAACAACCAAGCTGTCAGCAGATCGTATCTACCACACACACCTCGTCTTACACACTACAGACATGTCCCACTGGCTTCCAAACTAGTGTTCAGGGCCTTGGGCACGTACAAACTGGTGTTGGGATGTCCCTAGCAATACCAGTAGAAGTTAAACCCTGTCTGAGTGTTTCTTATAACCGGAGTTACCAGATAAATGAACATTATCCTTGTATTACCCCATGCTTTGAAAGGTGA